In the Bombus fervidus isolate BK054 chromosome 13, iyBomFerv1, whole genome shotgun sequence genome, CGGCGTCCCTCGTCgaatacttaaaattctctgcGTTACGTCTTGTTTTTTTAATCCTAAAATTATGCAGGACGTATGTGTGGTCTGATGCCGACCAGACCTTCGACAATTTCTCACCTGTATACTTCTTATCCAATCCTTTGTTTGTACTAATAATGTCGAGTAATGCCAGGGTCTCCCTATTCGCCAAGGGATACATTTTTGTCACCTGActtgtaattttttcattctagTTTCGTAGAAAATGCAGAGCTGGGTCAGAAGCCATTTGTACAGTACTTGTTCTATTTCTTCGTTCCTATTGAAGCGTTGTCCCCTTAACGCCTCTTTATGTGGTTGTGATTTTGCGGAACTTTAACTCCTTCGAAATGATGGAAACCACGCTTCTATGACTAATATTAACTTTCGAGCAAATGAAGTCGACTGTTACGCGTCGATCATGCTCAATCAGTTTCTGAACAGCTTTAATTTTGGCTGGCGTTACATTTGTCTCGACGTCTAGAAAACAATTTATGAAACGCAAACATTTAGGTTGTTGATAATGTTTCATCTACAAACTGTAGTCGTAAtccatataaaatttcattaatgagTTTTGTACTCTCAACAGATAAATCTAATAATTAcggattgtaaaataaaagacgTATCGTCTTATCTGCTTCCTTGGTTATTCAATTATCTgctaaagaaacgatgaataGAGCATCGTGTGTACCGGAACGTCTTAAGGATACGTCTGTTTGAATTCCCACACAGTCCCATTTGTATAACTGACACTGTACCACACACAGATCGGTTAATATTTGATTGTTACTCATATCGGGACGTGAACTCATTATTTATCATACCGAATTAAATTCTGAATCAACTTAAGTGAATCATATGTTTCAATTTAAAGTAACTTCTTGTATATACGTCTTTCCAAAAATGTAATTAGTAAATCATATTTAGTAATCATATGAATTATAGAGTCCAACTATTTTCCTTTACTTCATATAGAATGCAAGGTTTAAAACTATCTATTTGCCAGATTGTTTGAGAAAGCAGCAATCGCTCCTGGAACTTGATTATCAGTAAGCTTACCTACCTATCGGTAGGACTGTGAATAGAGTTCCGTTAAATTTAGTTAGTCTATATCGAAACAAGACCTATATTGTTTAGTAACAGCATTGCAGAGCACTAGTATAACGTTAGTACAAGTAACGTTACCAAATTAAAGACTCACTTTGCTCCATCTACAATTTGAAATGGTTTTAATATagtgatattaaatatatgtgtaataacgACTAGTCTCATGGAAAActtatttttcaagtatcaATGTTGATCGATATCCGAAATAAACTATATATTGGTGGATTGTGCACCAATAAGAGTAAGGAGGATCCGTGTCAGGTTTTTCAATTGAAAAGCAATCTTGGTCAAAGCAGCGCTGCATTTAGCTAACACAGCATCAAAGTCAATAATAGAACATGCAATATACCATGGAGATGAACGAGAACGTGATACaccgaaattttacaaaatcaaaCCGCACAATAAATAAGTTTCAACGAGAATTGTATCATTTGTTGCGATTATTCCACTTCCAGTTGAGAATTTCGTACAGAAAACTGTGTCGATGGAAGCCGAAGAAGTCGAGCGAAGGTAATtgatttacgatatttttgtCGAATTTATCTTTTTGCCATCCGCTAGTTCCAGGTTGACTGTCTGGCGAGGGAGGCTTCGGCCTTGACTTTTATTTAGGTCGCGCGACAGGTGTTCTCACCAATAACGAATCAATTTTCGTAGATATATGCGCGCGCGTGGTAGTATTAACAGGGGCCTGACGTTTACTGTCGCTCTGCTCTCTTTTAGATAGACGATTCCGAAACATATGTTCATCATAATGATAtctcatataaaatatatgtaaattcgaTAGAATTTAAAACACCAACCGAAGGTTTGACTCCCTGTATTTACTGGGAGTCGGCCGAACAATATAAACAGAGAAGGACGGGGTCTTAGGAGATAGAATAGAACAAGATTTCAAGAAGCCAAGATTgaacaaagaagaagaaaagcaaattaaaagttagaaggagaaagagaagagagattAGAAGCGAAGAGTTTTGAGGAGATACGGAAGAAGACttagaaaatcgattcttGAGTTTTCACGAATCGATTGCCTGATTTCCAAAATATTACaccattacatatatataggatttaaataaattattaattataattttatgagaACATTTTTTTTAGGCAACCGTAATTAATAGCGTAATCACGCGACTACGATATTTTCTGGTCTTTGTCACGTCTCACGCTTAACACGAGCCAGGGTACTTGAGGCAGGGTAACAATACGTCGTAACTCGCGAATAATGCGAGTCACAACTCCGGGCATAATGGAATTAGGTAAAGAAAATCCAaaggaataaattatatatatatacacatattttcACTATCTATCATTCTACaaccaaaattaaaattatatgatcAGGGAAACTCGCAAACCGCCAAAGTCCGAACaccgaataaaaataacgaacgGAAGTTACAAAAATCTGtaacgtatataacgtataagtgAAATAAAACCAACAAGTAACGATCATGTGGAAAAATTGATCGAAGCTCACGAAACGTGCACGACACGCAACATGTCAGTCTGGATAAAAAGGAACAATAAAGTAACAAGTATGGAAAAATCAATTGGAACGCACGAAGTATGAGCACCCCAATCAGTAAATTTCACAACATGTCAATCTGGAACAACAAAGTAACAAGTGTAGAAAAGTCAATTGGGACACACGAAGTATCCACTCTCCAATCAGTAAATCCCACAATATGTCACCATGGATAACACAAGGAATAATAAAGCAACATGTAAACGAAGTAATCTAAATTTACGGAACGTGCACATTACAATCAGTAAAATCCACATCACGTTACCTTCtatgaaataatgaaacagGCTCTCGGAAAATACACGAATCGTTAAACACTTCAGGAGACACTTTCGTTATATCCAAGAGTGCGGAGAGGTGCGTGGTTGCATGGTGAAGAGTCGGTGGAACGATGAGACGCCCGCTGACGCGTACCGCGCTGCGCGCACTCTGCCCACCAAAATAACCAGTACGATAAGCAGACGACGGAAACTGAGAGATCGTGACGTTCTCACGTAGCGTCAGCAGAGATATGCAACTACGACGCACCAAAGTATTGACATCAGCAAAGATAACCACATGTCAAGAAGAGTACGATTTATTGTCAGCAAAACTTAAAACTACAACACCTGAAAGAAGAATGTATGAATGTTCTAAGAAGAACTTCTTAGAAAAGACATCAACAATACCTACAAGAAAACCATATCAGCAAAAAGAAGAACTTCTTGGAAAGGACATCAGGAAAAACGAAGATTGTAGAATAAACCGTCGCGTAATAATTATCCCATGATGACTTTAGTATTAATAAGAGCAACCCCTTAGAGCAGTAGTTAATTAGTACAAAATAGTCAGTCAGTCAGTTGTAAAGTGGAGTTAATAATTGTCAACCGGTAACGTTAACACAGTCTTCAGTTAGTATTCAATCGACAACAAGTCAGACATAATCAAGCAGTTATTATTCAGTCTTTAACAATCATTCAATATTTCCGTAGTGCGATCTACACGacaatacacatatataagtCAGGCGAAAATTTTAGACATTGTAATATTCTGCTCTTTAATAATTTCGGacttatattacaattattactcgaataaaattattcgttgaaatattcattcgggctttcttcaaataataattaataatagtaaatatttaaaacggcCGTTCGTTATTGTAATCTTTGACCCTGTCGTGGTTGAAAGAATCGCAACAGGTTACGGAGTCTCCAATAGCTGAAGACGCCTACGGATTTTCGCATTTCTCCTCCCATTGTTAGCAGGAAATTATCTGCTCGGCTTTGGGCAGGATTTACGAAGCCATATTGGTATCCGCAGAGATCACCATTATAGATAACCTTTGTTCCTATTAGATGCCAAAAACAAAAAGGAATTATTGAAGTAAAGGGTATAATAGGAGAAAACTTGCAGAACGTTGGTTCAAGCGATTGTTAACCTccgaaattaaaagagaaaaggggaGACAAAAAGAATTCGGTAGAAATAATATCAGAATAAACTGAAATTAGTTTTCCACTTTCAAATTCCCCTATACCAGAACACGAGGATACTCTGCGACCTGAAGAGCCACACccatttcatattttataaattacatggaaaataaagattagaatttattaatctaATTAATAACTAATGAAAATCAAATAAGTCACCAATTAAgaagatattgaaaatatttatttattccgaGAAACTTTAATCGTTCTCGCGCTAGTACTCCTGCCCATAGTAGGTACGCCAAaatatggaattttatttacgtCACATTATCGTGCTAGTTAACACTACTCGTAAGGTTGTCCTAACGAGTTAGAATACCAAGAGTACAACAGTTTGGGATATTCAAAACAGTAATGCGCTTTAGAAAGGCGCGACAAGCTTTTGAATCTATTCCATTTAGTCGCTCTACCTTTTATTTCCTTGATCATTGCCTCGAAtcttctttccattttctctatttttttcaTCATTGCCTCCATTTCTTTCTCCCTGGCTGGTGTCTTTATTTCTGTCTAGCTGCATCTGTACAGTGTATTATTGAAGTCTGCCTTATTTTCCGCCGTATCAGTGTTCCTTGGTCTTCCCCTGTTTGTCGTCATCTGCCGTTTCCCTACCTTACTTTTTTTTGCCGCGTTTCTAGCCTCCTAACCTCTTCTTTTCTAgtttatcttatttataaCTCACTCTCGTTCTTgacttctctttctcctcgtaTGCTCACTCTTTATTTACCCTTCTTCTTTatgcttcctttttctttttcccttcaCACTTCACTTTTTCCACAGATCTCTCCGTCCGCGCGCCACCCTCGTCCTGACCCGAACCGAAAAAACATTCGCTCTCTTTGTTTCGAATTAACAAGCGAGAGTCGAGCCAATCGAAATAGCTTAACAACTATTTCTAgtggcagcaactaccgtTTTGATTTAAAAACATTCGAGTCAAATTGAAACTCAAAATTTGAAGTAAAGATCGTAACGTAACACCTTCAAGTAACTGTGAACATAAGGCagaataatatattcttataaagaatataagGCAGACGTGTATTGGAATAATGTCTTcacgttattattattgagaGGGAATCGTACTAAAGGAATCGGTAAAAGAACACGGATATTTCGATTAATAAGCTAACAGAACATTATGCAGTACACcacataaaattttatatgtaaaaagtatacaatatatttctaaagGCAATAAGAAATTTAGTTATCTCAACACTAGATGTAATTATCACGTGCCTGGCATaaggtatttaaaaaatatcagcAATATTCGTTACACAGTACTGGAAAATGGGTTTTGCTCTTTTCGAAGATTTCTTTTACTCGATATAATGTATGTGAGGTGGTATTAAACGTGTAGGTGTATTTAGTAATGAAACGAGTGGATGAAATCATAATAGTCggttatattaaaatcagtGTAAGTACAAGTACAGAGATAGTGTACGCCGGCCGTAATCGTCGCTCGTTCAATACTCATATGTCGTTCGCAGAAAGGATAACAATTCAAATCTTCAACCCCTCAATAACAATTCGGTCCtagggagcacgttcataCATTTATATTGATGGACTTATTACGAAAAGTTTAAAGTTACAGTTATTATGTAACTCCGGTAAAAGATTACCAGTAACGGAAATAATGCTCTGTTGGGAGTTCGTTTGCCTTTAGAGCTTGTAAACCAAAACAACGTTGGTACAAGAGTATGAGTCTTTCTAGATTCGAATTTTCCGTTGGCTCAGGTGCGGCTACAAATGTATGTACACTAGCAAACCTATTATAGTTCAGTTTTCTAaaatcttttactttttaaaggCCAATATGCCTTATGGACGAGATGGGCAAACTATTCGAAAGAATAAttgccgcccgtctggaggcccatatgaACGGAACGCGCACCTGGATGGCACGACAGCCAATTTGGATTTCGGCGAGGTCGATCGACGGTGGACGCGGTGAAGCGGGTGAGAGCAACGACGGAAGCCATGGTCTCCTGGAAAGAAGTGGCGCTAGCGGTCTCCGTGGACGTCACAAACGCCTTCAATACCATACCCTGGGACGGGATAATGGAGGCGCTGGAGCGTTCCAAGGTACCGCCGGACCTAGTACGCCTTATCCGGTCGTACCTCACCGATCGATGGATCGCGTACACCGGTAGGAacggagaggaaaagagacagGTCGTGTGTGGGGTCCCGACATGGTGTGCTATGCAGACGACACCTTGGTCCTGGCCGGGAATCGCGGATGGTACGAGACACAGGGGCTCGCGGAGATCGCCGCGGCATGCGCAGTGCGCGCCATCCGGAGACTGGGCCTGAACGTGCCGCCGACCAAGTCAGAGGCACTGGGGTTCTTCGACCATTGCACTAGAGGAGCCCCCCCTCCTAAACTCTGCGTGGACGTTGACGGAGAGGAAGTCCCGGTGAGATCCCAGCTGAGATACCTGGGTCTCACCCTTGACAGCGGATGGACGTTCGGTCCACATTTCGATCTGTTGGTCCCGAAAGTGACGGCAGCAGCCAACGTTCTGTGCGGTTTACCAACGAACATCGGAGGAGCGGGAACCGGAGTGCGCCGCCTATATGAGGGAGTGATTCGATCGCGGGTCCTCTACGGGGCTTTCATATGGGCCGGAGATCTAATGGCCAACCGCCGCAGCCTGACCTTACTGCGGAGGCTACACAGGACGACCGCTATCCGCACATAGAACGATATCCCATGTGTCGGCATCCGTGCTAGCTGCGTCACCTCCGTTCGAACTGCAAGCCCTCGCACTCCAACAGGTGTACGACCACCTGAGGGATCTGGGCTCGGGCTACGGGGGAACGAAGCCCACCAACTGTGACCGGCCGGTCCAAGACATCCGGAGGGAGGCAAAGCGAAGGATATGGGAAAGATGGTGCTCCCAATTGCTGGAGGAAGACACCACGCGGCCGCACCGAGCCGTTCGCGCCATCCTTCCCAACTGGGAGGCCTGGAGGGACCGCGGAGGAGTCCCACTCACATTCAGGATGACGCATGTACTCATCGGTCACGGCGTGTTCGGGCAGTACCtgctaaaaattcaaagggaggtgacgtccatcTGTCACCACTGCCAAGTGGAGGAagacacggcacagcacacaCTGGAGCGCTACCCAGCGTGGGAAGGACCGCGCCGCGTACTACGCCTCACCATCGGCGATAGGCTAGCCCCTGAAGCGGTCATGGAGGCCATGACGAGGGGCCAACAGGAGTTAGCCGCCGTCCGCAACTA is a window encoding:
- the LOC139993825 gene encoding uncharacterized protein, whose translation is MTHVLIGHGVFGQYLLKIQREVTSICHHCQVEEDTAQHTLERYPAWEGPRRVLRLTIGDRLAPEAVMEAMTRGQQELAAVRNYCEQVMLAKEWAEKNREKRGDPVRVALRREPIQRRATAAPLLPPP